GGCTTCGAAGGCCAGGCGACCTGGCAGGCGGCCTCGTTCGCCGAGCTGTTCGCCACCTACGCCTACAGCCACGGCCGCTTCGACACCGGCCTCTACGACGGCAACCGCTTCCGCCTCTCGCCGGACAACAAGGCCTCGTTCGGCGCGACCTTCTCGGCCGAGGCCCTGAACGGCCGGTTCAGCTTCACGCCGCTCTACACCTGGCAATCGAAGGTGTTCTTCTCGGACGACAACGACATCGCCGCCCTGCAGGTCAGCAACCTGCTGCCCGATACGGCGGTCGACGAGTTCCAGAAGAGCTACGGCCTAGTGGATCTGCGCCTGGAATACCAGCCGTCGTTCGCCAACTGGAAGGTCGGGGCCTTCGTCACCAACGCCACCGACAAGAAGTACATCAAGGACGCCGGCAACACCGGCGACGCCTTCGGCATCCCGACCTTCATCGCCGGCAACCCGCGCTATTACGGCGTGACGTTCTCGCTGCGGCGGTAGGTCAGCGGGCTTTCGCTCCTCCCCCGTGCAACGGGGGAGGGGAACCGCGTAGCGGTGGAGGGGGCGTCCCCCACTGCAGTGCGGTGGCCGGACGCCCCCTCCGTCACGATGCGTATTCGCATCGCGCCACCTCCCCCGCGATGCGGGTGAGGAGCGCTACTTGCTCTCTTCCTCGCGGCCGGCGATCGAGCCGTCCGTGAACAGATATTCCTTCAGCTGGGCGTCGGTCTCCGGATCGCTGCGGCGCAGCCACTCAAGCACCATGGCCGCGTGCTCCAGCTCCTCGCGGGCGTTGTGCGGCAGGATCTTCTTCAGTTCCGCATCGTCGCAGTCGTCGGCCCGCTGACGGTATCAGTTCACCGCCTCCAGCTCCTCGATCAACGAGGTGATGGCGTAATGCTGGTTCAGGGTCTTGCCCCGCAGCTTTTCGCGCGGGACGTGGAGGCCTTCGCTGGACATGCATCGTCATCCTACTGTTGTCTCCAGGGGCTAACGCACGAGAAGGCCAAGCGGCGCCGTGTGCTTCCCGATCGGAGATGAGCATGACCATCGACAGACGCCGGGCCCTGGCCCTCTTCGGCCTGGGCGGCGCGAGCGCGGCCGGCGAGGCGATGGCGGCGACGCCCAGGGCGGTCTTCGACGGGCGCGTGGCGTTCAAGCACGGGGCGGCCTCGGGCGATCCGCTGGACGACCGCGTGATCCTGTGGACCCGGGCCACCGCCGAGGCCACGACCGCGCCGATCGCCCTGCGCTGGGACGTGGCGACCGATCCGGCCTTCAAGACCATCGTCCGCCAGGGTCAGGTCACCGCCGTCGCCGCCCGCGACTACACCGCCAAGGTCGACGTCACGGGGCTGAAGCCGGCCACGGACTATTTCTACCGCTTCCGCCACGTGAAGAACGGCAAGCCGGCCGGCAAGGCCGTGACCGGGCGCACCCGCACCCTGCCCAAGGGACCGACCCGCGACGTCGTCCTGGCGGCGGTGTCGTGCAGCCTCTATCCGAACGGCTATTTCAACGCCTATGACGCGATCGCCAAGCTGGCGCGCGTCGACGCCGTGCTGCACCTGGGCGACTATATCTATGAGTACGGCGCGGGGCCCGACGACTACGGCATGAACGCGCCGACCGCCAAGAGCCGCGTGCCCGATCCGCCGCGCGAGATCGTCAGCCTGGACGACTATCGCCGCCGCCACGCCCTCTACAAGACCGACCCGGCCCTGCAGGCCGCCCACGCCCGCGCGCCGTGGATCTTGGTCTGGGACGACCACGAAACCGCCAACGACAGCTGGATCGGCGGGGCCGAGAACCATCAGCCCGCGACCGAGGGCGACTGGGTCAAGCGCAAGGCCGCGGCGATCAAGGCCTATTACGAGTGGATGCCGATCCGCGAGCCGGCGGCGGGGACCCTGCCCGAGGCCGCCTGGCGCCGCTTCCAGTTCGGCGACGTGGCCACCCTGCTGATGACCGAGACCCGGCTGACGGCGCGCAGCCACCAGCTGGACTACGGCCACGATTTGACGCTGAAGGACGGGGCTCCCGACTTCGCCGCTTTCGCCGCCAAGCTGAAGGATCCGGACCGCCGGATGATGGGCCAGGGCCAGGAGCAGTGGCTGGCCCGCGAGGTCGACGCCTCGGTCAAGACCGGCACGGCGTGGCAGGTGCTGGGTAACCAGGTGGTCATGGCCCGGGTGGCCGCTCCCAACCTGAAGACCGTGATGGGCGACCAGGCCTACGGCGCCCTGCTGGCCAAGCTGCCGGCCAATGTCGCCAAGCTGGTGGAGCAGAGCCGGGCGCTGTCGGCGGTCGACACCCCCGGAAACCTCGACGCCTGGGACGGCTATCCGGCCGACCGCGAGCGGGTCTACGACATCTTCAAGGCCGGCAAGGCCCGGCCGATCGTGCTGTCGGGCGACAGCCACGCCTTCTGGGCCAACGAGCTGTGGGACGACGCGGGCACGACGCGGGTGGCGGCCGAGTTCGGCGTCACCGCGGTGACCTCGCCCGGCTATGGCGACTACCTGCCCGGCGCGCCGGTCGACGCGGCCTTCGTGGCGCGCAACAAGGAGGTCAAGTTCACCGACCAGTTGGCCAAGGGCTATCTGCTGCTGACGCTGGAGCACGGCAAGGCGACGGGCGAGCTGATCGCGGTCTCGACCATCCTGGACACCACCTACGAGACCCGGGTGCTGAAGCGCTTCGTCGTGACGCCAGGCGATGCGGGCGGCGTGAAGGCGCTGGCGGAGGGGTAATATAGATCCGCTCATCCCGGCGAATGCCGGGACCCAGATCCCACAGCTGAGTGGCTGATTGGATAGACGCCGCGCTCTTGGCGTCAGCCCAGAGCCGTTCCATCTGGGTCCCGGCATTCGCCGGGATGAGCGGAATTTTGCCTACCGCCGCTCCAGCGCGATCCTAACCCCGAACGCCACGAACACCCCGCCGGTCACCCGGTCCAGCCACTTGACCACGCCGGGCTTGCGCAGCGCTCGCGCGATCGGGGCGGTGGCCAGGATCAGGCCGCCGGACCAGACCAGACCCAGGATCACGTGAATCCCAGCCAGCAGCAGGCCGAAGGCGGCGGGGCTGGAGCCGGTGGGAATGAACTGGGGCAGGAACGACACGTAGAACACCCCGACCTTGGGGTTCAGCAGATTGTTCCAGAAGCCCTTGGCCAGGGCGGCGACCAATCCGCCCGACGGCGGCGCCTGGCCAGCGCCGGTGTCGAAGGCGGCGCGCGGCTTGCGCAGCAGATTGACGCCCAGCCACACCAGATAGGCCGCGCCCGCCCACTTCAGGACCGTGTAGGCGGTGTGCGAGGCCACCAGCAGCGCCCCGGCTCCGAACGCCGCCGCCGCGCCCCAGGCCAGGCACCCCAGGCCGATCCCCACGGCCACGGCGCTCGCCCGCCGCCAGCCCTCGGCCGCGGCGGTGCGCAGCACCAGGGCGGTGTCCAGGCCTGGCGTGAGGGTCAGCAGCCCGGCGGCGAGAGCGAAGGCGATCAGCGCCTGGGCGGTCGTCATGCGGTGATCTCCATACGATCTGCAAAGCCCGTCGCCACCGGCTCGACATCGGTGGCGGAGGCTGGCCCGATGAGAAGAGCCCTAAGCCTCGCGCTCGACCAGCGCCCCGTTCTCCCAGACGCGGTAGAAACACGAGCGGAAGCCCACGTGGCAGGCGCCCCCGTCGCCTTGCGGGCGGACCTTGATCAGCACGGCGTCCTGGTCGCAGTCGATCCGCAGCTCGGTGACGACCTGCAGCTGGCCGCTGGTCTCGCCCTTCTTCCAGAGGCTGCCCCGCGAGCGGCTGAAATAGTGGGCGATCCCGGTGTCGAGGGTCAGCTTCAGGGCCTCGTCGTTCATCCAGGCGAACATCAGGATCTCGCCGGTGTCGGCGTGCTGGGCGATGGCGGCGACCAGGCCGCTTCCATCAAAGCGGGGAGCGATGGACGCACCGCGCTCGAGCGCGGTCTTGTCGGCGGCGGCGGGGAAGATCTGCGAGGTCATGGGCGCACATATGGCGCCCCCTCGCCCGGCGTCAAAGCGTGGATCAAGGAACGGGTCGCGGCGCTGGACGCCTGGGCGCGACCCTGGGCCGAGCGCGGCCGCCTCAACGGCTGGGCCTACGAGTTCCTGCTGTTCGGCCTCAAGCAGGCCTGGGCCTGTCTGTTCGGCGGGCTGATGCTGGCCCTGATCGTCGGCACGCATGTCCTTTGGCCGGATGGCGCGGGGCTGGCGCGCTACGATTTTCTCGTCCTGGCCTCGCTGAGCATCCAGGTCGCCCTGCTGGCCCTGAAGCTGGAGCGCCGGGACGAGGCTGTGGTGATCGGCGTGTTCCACGTGGTCGGCACGGTGATGGAGGTGTTCAAGACCGCCCACGGCTCATGGATCTATCCCGAGCCCGGCCTGCTGAAGATCGCCGGCGTGCCGCTGTTTTCCGGCTTCATGTACGCCTGCATCGGCAGCTACATCGCCCGGATCTGGCGACTGATGGACTTCCGGCTCGTGCGCTATCCGCCGATCTGGACGACGTGGACGCTGGCCGTCCTGGCCTATCTGAACTTCTTCACCCACCACTATGGGCCGGATATCCGGATCGGCCTGTTCGCGGCGTCGGTCATGCTGTTCGGACGGACCTGGGTGGTGTTCACCGTCGACCGTATTCCGCGCCGCATGCCGCTGCTGGTTGGCTTCGTTCTAGTAGCGCTGTTCA
The window above is part of the Caulobacter soli genome. Proteins encoded here:
- a CDS encoding alkaline phosphatase D family protein, encoding MTIDRRRALALFGLGGASAAGEAMAATPRAVFDGRVAFKHGAASGDPLDDRVILWTRATAEATTAPIALRWDVATDPAFKTIVRQGQVTAVAARDYTAKVDVTGLKPATDYFYRFRHVKNGKPAGKAVTGRTRTLPKGPTRDVVLAAVSCSLYPNGYFNAYDAIAKLARVDAVLHLGDYIYEYGAGPDDYGMNAPTAKSRVPDPPREIVSLDDYRRRHALYKTDPALQAAHARAPWILVWDDHETANDSWIGGAENHQPATEGDWVKRKAAAIKAYYEWMPIREPAAGTLPEAAWRRFQFGDVATLLMTETRLTARSHQLDYGHDLTLKDGAPDFAAFAAKLKDPDRRMMGQGQEQWLAREVDASVKTGTAWQVLGNQVVMARVAAPNLKTVMGDQAYGALLAKLPANVAKLVEQSRALSAVDTPGNLDAWDGYPADRERVYDIFKAGKARPIVLSGDSHAFWANELWDDAGTTRVAAEFGVTAVTSPGYGDYLPGAPVDAAFVARNKEVKFTDQLAKGYLLLTLEHGKATGELIAVSTILDTTYETRVLKRFVVTPGDAGGVKALAEG
- a CDS encoding LysE family translocator, with translation MTTAQALIAFALAAGLLTLTPGLDTALVLRTAAAEGWRRASAVAVGIGLGCLAWGAAAAFGAGALLVASHTAYTVLKWAGAAYLVWLGVNLLRKPRAAFDTGAGQAPPSGGLVAALAKGFWNNLLNPKVGVFYVSFLPQFIPTGSSPAAFGLLLAGIHVILGLVWSGGLILATAPIARALRKPGVVKWLDRVTGGVFVAFGVRIALERR
- the hisI gene encoding phosphoribosyl-AMP cyclohydrolase, which translates into the protein MTSQIFPAAADKTALERGASIAPRFDGSGLVAAIAQHADTGEILMFAWMNDEALKLTLDTGIAHYFSRSRGSLWKKGETSGQLQVVTELRIDCDQDAVLIKVRPQGDGGACHVGFRSCFYRVWENGALVEREA
- a CDS encoding DUF817 domain-containing protein; amino-acid sequence: MDAWARPWAERGRLNGWAYEFLLFGLKQAWACLFGGLMLALIVGTHVLWPDGAGLARYDFLVLASLSIQVALLALKLERRDEAVVIGVFHVVGTVMEVFKTAHGSWIYPEPGLLKIAGVPLFSGFMYACIGSYIARIWRLMDFRLVRYPPIWTTWTLAVLAYLNFFTHHYGPDIRIGLFAASVMLFGRTWVVFTVDRIPRRMPLLVGFVLVALFIWFAENLGTLAGAWAYPSQRDGWHMVSIGKLGAWYLLMLLSYVLVTAVHRPAFPPVGEVSAKPTEGGVC